The following are from one region of the Sandaracinus amylolyticus genome:
- a CDS encoding ATP-binding protein produces the protein MLTRIEEHARAALEGRIEASAALEAIARLASRDTPLGHGDHVESSAKRDHDRESSRVLKNIIDHIPYVVFWKDVRSVYLGCNAALARIGGLASPDDIVGRDDFSMPWTREEAEFFRSVDRRVMESGQAELDIEETQVQADGRRRVILTSKVPLRDESNAVIGILGIFTDITERKELEQQLLQAKEAAEVSARVKSDFLAVVSHELRTPLTLILSPLESLLSEARGELPTRVIGTLESVYRNAQRLRILTEDILEFSRREAGHLALDPRPLDVAGHVGQLALDLAPAAAARGIELRATTLDPALGVALVDIAKLDKILINLLGNALKFTPAGGEITVSAELVDDTMVFAVRDTGIGIDPADHDRVFRRFEQIEGGSARAHGGVGLGLSLVKGLAEAMQGSVSVDSELGRGATFAVRIPRRAADRGALPLVRDLDLTPRALVVDTPADSPAPARAPADAARVVVAEDSSDLRQYLTQLLSAEFQVVAVANGQLAYEVIREQRPDVVVSDVMMPVMDGFELVRRLKADPALATIPVVLLTARAGAEAAADGLDRGADDYLSKPFSPLDLLARVRSAHRMKVLRDRLLEAHRRAADAEREEALRDTRAALAEIGKVASLGEMAAAVAHEINQPLAGLGLSARTLLRWLRAERPDMDEVQAAADRIVRDVKRAAEVVTRIRELFGNSAGVKVAVDVNDAVTEVIALTRDRMRAAGASIRAELTPDLPPALGDRVQLQQVVVNLVVNAADAMRDVTGRPREVRLRTQLEAGRIRVDVSDMGVGVSDEDKDRIFNAFHTTKAGGMGMGLSICKTIVESHGGTLVVSSHDGPGSTFHFALPLFQPR, from the coding sequence TTGCTGACACGGATCGAAGAGCACGCTCGCGCCGCGCTCGAAGGTCGAATCGAGGCATCGGCGGCGCTGGAAGCGATCGCTCGACTCGCTTCGCGGGACACGCCGCTCGGGCACGGCGATCACGTCGAGTCTTCCGCGAAGCGGGATCACGACCGCGAGAGCTCGAGGGTCCTCAAGAACATCATCGACCACATTCCGTACGTCGTGTTCTGGAAGGACGTCCGCTCCGTCTATCTCGGATGCAACGCAGCGCTGGCGCGGATCGGCGGCCTCGCGAGCCCCGACGACATCGTGGGTCGAGACGACTTCTCGATGCCGTGGACGAGGGAAGAGGCCGAGTTCTTCCGCTCCGTCGATCGCCGTGTGATGGAGTCCGGCCAGGCCGAGCTCGACATCGAGGAGACGCAGGTCCAGGCCGACGGCCGTCGGCGCGTCATCCTCACGAGCAAGGTCCCGCTGCGCGACGAGTCCAATGCGGTCATCGGGATCCTCGGCATCTTCACCGACATCACCGAGCGCAAAGAGCTCGAGCAACAGCTCCTCCAGGCGAAGGAAGCCGCGGAGGTCTCGGCTCGCGTCAAGTCGGACTTCCTCGCGGTCGTGAGCCACGAGCTGCGCACGCCGCTCACTCTGATCCTCAGCCCGCTCGAGTCGCTGTTGTCCGAGGCGCGAGGGGAGCTGCCGACGCGGGTCATCGGCACGCTCGAGAGTGTGTATCGGAACGCGCAGCGGCTGCGGATCCTCACCGAGGACATCCTCGAGTTCAGCCGACGAGAAGCCGGGCACCTCGCGCTCGACCCACGACCTCTCGACGTCGCGGGGCACGTCGGACAGCTCGCGCTCGACCTGGCACCGGCGGCCGCTGCGCGTGGGATCGAGCTCCGCGCGACGACGCTCGATCCCGCGCTCGGCGTCGCGCTGGTCGACATCGCGAAGCTCGACAAGATCCTGATCAACCTGCTCGGGAACGCGCTGAAGTTCACGCCCGCTGGCGGCGAGATCACCGTGTCGGCAGAGCTCGTCGACGACACGATGGTGTTCGCAGTGCGCGACACCGGCATCGGCATCGACCCCGCCGATCACGATCGCGTGTTCCGGCGCTTCGAGCAGATCGAAGGAGGCTCGGCGCGCGCGCACGGGGGAGTCGGGCTCGGGCTCTCGCTGGTCAAGGGGCTCGCCGAAGCGATGCAGGGATCGGTCTCCGTCGACAGCGAGCTCGGCCGAGGCGCCACGTTCGCCGTGCGCATCCCGCGGCGCGCTGCCGATCGCGGCGCGCTCCCTCTGGTGCGCGATCTCGATCTCACGCCGCGTGCGCTCGTCGTGGACACTCCCGCCGACTCGCCGGCCCCTGCGCGGGCGCCGGCGGACGCGGCGCGCGTCGTCGTGGCCGAGGACAGCAGCGATCTGCGGCAGTACCTCACGCAGTTGTTGAGCGCGGAGTTCCAGGTCGTCGCCGTCGCGAACGGACAGCTCGCGTACGAGGTGATCCGGGAGCAGAGGCCCGACGTCGTCGTGTCCGACGTCATGATGCCCGTGATGGACGGTTTCGAGCTCGTCCGGCGACTCAAGGCCGACCCCGCGCTCGCGACCATCCCCGTTGTTCTCCTGACCGCGCGCGCGGGCGCCGAAGCGGCCGCGGACGGGCTCGATCGCGGTGCCGACGACTATCTCAGCAAGCCGTTCAGCCCGCTGGATCTCCTGGCCAGGGTTCGCTCCGCCCACCGCATGAAGGTGCTGCGCGATCGTCTGCTCGAGGCGCATCGCCGCGCGGCCGACGCAGAGCGAGAGGAGGCGCTGCGAGACACACGCGCGGCGCTCGCCGAGATCGGCAAGGTCGCGAGCCTCGGAGAGATGGCCGCCGCCGTCGCCCACGAGATCAACCAGCCGCTGGCAGGCCTGGGCCTCAGCGCGCGCACGCTGCTCCGGTGGCTGCGCGCGGAGCGACCCGACATGGACGAAGTGCAGGCCGCCGCGGATCGGATCGTCCGCGACGTGAAGCGCGCGGCGGAGGTCGTCACGCGCATCCGCGAGCTGTTCGGCAATTCCGCGGGCGTGAAGGTGGCAGTCGACGTGAACGACGCCGTGACGGAGGTCATCGCGTTGACGCGGGACCGCATGCGCGCGGCGGGGGCGTCGATCCGAGCGGAGCTGACGCCGGATCTACCGCCCGCGCTCGGCGATCGCGTGCAGCTCCAGCAGGTCGTCGTGAACCTCGTGGTCAACGCGGCGGACGCGATGCGCGACGTCACCGGTCGCCCGCGCGAGGTCCGGCTCCGGACGCAGCTCGAGGCGGGGCGGATCCGAGTCGACGTGAGCGACATGGGCGTCGGCGTGTCGGACGAGGACAAGGACCGCATCTTCAACGCCTTCCACACCACGAAGGCCGGCGGCATGGGGATGGGATTGTCCATCTGCAAGACGATCGTGGAGAGCCACGGCGGGACGCTCGTGGTGTCGAGCCACGACGGTCCAGGCTCCACCTTCCACTTCGCGCTTCCGCTCTTCCAGCCGCGATAG
- a CDS encoding YbeD family protein, translated as MSNARPTLTYPLEWEYRVIGADEVELRSAIVTVMGSRAHSVAEPRRSREGRWISLHVVLIVHTEQERDDLHRELVAHPAVRLVM; from the coding sequence ATGTCGAACGCGCGACCCACGCTGACGTACCCGCTCGAGTGGGAGTACCGGGTGATCGGCGCCGACGAGGTGGAGCTCCGCTCCGCGATCGTGACCGTGATGGGCTCGCGCGCGCACAGCGTCGCGGAGCCGCGCCGCAGCCGCGAGGGCCGCTGGATCTCGCTGCACGTGGTGCTGATCGTCCACACCGAGCAGGAGCGCGACGACTTGCATCGCGAGCTCGTCGCGCATCCGGCGGTGCGGCTCGTCATGTAG
- a CDS encoding nucleotide pyrophosphohydrolase, with protein MTTTFDELAREALRFRDEREWGRFHTPKNLAMGLGIEAGELAELFLWKDDAEIAEALRDPAYREKVAHELADVQVYLLFLAHATGIALDDAVRAKMQLNAQKYPVEKARGNAKKYDEL; from the coding sequence ATGACGACGACGTTCGACGAGCTCGCGCGCGAGGCGCTGCGCTTCCGCGACGAGCGAGAGTGGGGGCGCTTCCACACGCCGAAGAACCTCGCGATGGGGCTCGGCATCGAGGCGGGCGAGCTCGCGGAGCTCTTCTTGTGGAAGGACGACGCGGAGATCGCGGAGGCGCTGCGCGATCCCGCGTACCGCGAGAAGGTCGCGCACGAGCTGGCCGACGTGCAGGTCTACTTGCTCTTCCTCGCGCACGCGACGGGCATCGCGCTCGACGACGCGGTGCGCGCGAAGATGCAGCTCAACGCGCAGAAGTACCCGGTCGAGAAGGCGCGCGGCAACGCGAAGAAGTACGACGAGCTGTGA
- a CDS encoding Mut7-C RNAse domain-containing protein, translating into MVRFLCDSMLGGLSRWLRSSGYDAEFAGPIDDGELVIRAEESGAILLTSDGPLMRRRPITSGTVRALLVPRAQPLFDQTVFVLRELALPVIDPRCMSCGGALVPVGAESLAREVPAMSLSAFDEFWRCDRCARAFWKGSHWEGIVARRVALAEALR; encoded by the coding sequence GTGGTGCGCTTCCTGTGCGACTCGATGCTGGGCGGGCTCTCGCGCTGGCTGCGCTCGTCGGGGTACGACGCGGAGTTCGCGGGGCCGATCGACGACGGCGAGCTCGTGATCCGCGCCGAGGAGAGCGGGGCGATCCTGCTCACGTCCGACGGGCCGCTGATGCGTCGCCGTCCGATCACGAGCGGCACGGTGCGCGCGCTGCTGGTGCCGCGCGCCCAGCCGCTCTTCGATCAGACGGTGTTCGTGCTGCGCGAGCTCGCGCTGCCGGTGATCGATCCGCGCTGCATGTCGTGCGGTGGCGCGCTGGTGCCGGTCGGCGCCGAGTCGCTCGCTCGCGAAGTTCCTGCGATGTCGCTCTCGGCGTTCGATGAGTTCTGGCGTTGCGATCGATGCGCTCGAGCGTTCTGGAAAGGGTCGCACTGGGAGGGGATCGTGGCGCGTCGAGTGGCCCTGGCCGAAGCGCTTCGGTGA
- a CDS encoding aldo/keto reductase translates to MIGLGCMRLSEIDEADAIAVLHAALGAGVSLLDTADVYGRDLHDVHGNERLVARALASWSGPRPMVVTKAGLIRTRGKWANDGRVAHLREACERSRAALGVDALDALLLHAPDPRTPIETSARALAALREAGLVRAIGLSNVTLSELDRARAVAPIELVEVAIAPGHDSVLRSGVIERCVEHGIRVLAHSPLGGPKRAPKLESDTTFAPLATKHGVSAAMIVLAWLRDLSPAIVPIPGVRSIAHALEVAGADAITLDDADRAALDARIPSGVRIRVPVAERKPRPDGTREVVVLMGIQGAGKSTIARELEGHLRLNRDELGGKLRGLVPRLDAALRDGVERVVLDNTYATRASRADVIDCAWKHRVPVRCVWLDTPVEVAQANVARRIVEAHGHLLGPNEILAVSKDDPGVVPPLALFRFRRELEAPSASEGFESIEIVPFARRARPEHTHAGRIVSADVIARDDVLDRLRASSDASLFAFAWAPGPTEREAAEIAVQRAREALGREIALHVCAHPAGPPICWCRPPLPGIAVLAVERAKLDVSRVELISPHGAHRAIADAIGARFVRVDAR, encoded by the coding sequence GTGATCGGCCTCGGCTGCATGCGCCTGTCGGAGATCGACGAGGCGGACGCGATCGCGGTGCTGCACGCGGCGCTCGGCGCGGGCGTGTCGTTGCTCGACACCGCCGACGTGTACGGCCGCGATCTCCACGACGTGCACGGCAACGAGCGCCTCGTCGCGAGGGCGCTCGCGTCGTGGTCGGGCCCGCGGCCGATGGTCGTGACGAAGGCGGGCCTGATCCGCACCCGCGGCAAGTGGGCGAACGACGGGCGTGTCGCCCACCTGCGCGAGGCGTGCGAGCGCAGCCGCGCCGCGCTCGGGGTCGACGCGCTCGATGCGCTGCTGCTCCACGCGCCCGATCCCCGCACGCCGATCGAGACCAGCGCGCGCGCCCTCGCGGCGCTGCGCGAAGCGGGTCTGGTGCGCGCGATCGGGCTCAGCAACGTGACGCTCTCCGAGCTCGATCGCGCCCGGGCGGTCGCACCGATCGAGCTCGTCGAGGTCGCGATCGCGCCCGGCCACGACAGCGTGCTGCGCAGCGGCGTGATCGAGCGCTGCGTCGAGCACGGGATCCGCGTCCTCGCGCACTCGCCGCTCGGCGGGCCCAAGCGCGCGCCCAAGCTCGAGAGCGACACGACGTTCGCTCCGCTCGCGACCAAGCACGGCGTGAGCGCCGCGATGATCGTGCTCGCGTGGCTGCGCGATCTCTCGCCCGCGATCGTGCCGATCCCCGGGGTGCGATCGATCGCCCACGCGCTCGAGGTCGCCGGCGCCGATGCGATCACCCTCGACGACGCGGATCGCGCCGCGCTCGACGCGCGCATCCCGTCGGGCGTGCGCATCCGCGTGCCCGTCGCGGAGCGCAAGCCGCGCCCCGACGGAACGCGCGAGGTCGTCGTGCTCATGGGCATCCAGGGCGCAGGAAAGTCGACGATCGCACGCGAGCTCGAGGGCCACCTGCGGCTCAACCGCGACGAGCTCGGCGGCAAGCTGCGCGGGCTCGTGCCCCGGCTCGACGCGGCGCTGCGCGACGGCGTGGAGCGTGTGGTGCTCGACAACACCTACGCGACGCGCGCCTCGCGCGCCGACGTGATCGACTGCGCGTGGAAGCACCGCGTGCCGGTGCGCTGCGTGTGGCTCGACACGCCGGTCGAGGTCGCGCAGGCGAACGTCGCGCGCCGCATCGTCGAGGCGCACGGGCACCTCCTCGGGCCCAACGAGATCCTCGCGGTGTCGAAGGACGATCCCGGGGTCGTGCCGCCGCTCGCGCTCTTCCGCTTCCGGCGGGAGCTCGAGGCCCCGAGCGCGTCGGAAGGATTCGAGTCGATCGAGATCGTGCCCTTCGCGCGGCGCGCGCGCCCCGAGCACACGCACGCCGGGCGCATCGTGTCGGCCGACGTGATCGCGCGCGACGACGTGCTCGATCGACTGCGCGCCTCGAGCGACGCGTCGCTCTTCGCGTTCGCGTGGGCGCCCGGCCCGACCGAGCGCGAGGCCGCCGAGATCGCGGTGCAGCGCGCGCGCGAGGCGCTCGGTCGAGAGATCGCGCTGCACGTCTGCGCGCACCCCGCGGGCCCGCCGATCTGCTGGTGTCGCCCGCCGCTGCCCGGGATCGCGGTGCTCGCCGTGGAGCGCGCGAAGCTCGACGTGTCGCGCGTCGAGCTGATCTCGCCGCACGGCGCGCACCGCGCGATCGCGGACGCGATCGGCGCGCGCTTCGTGCGCGTCGACGCGCGCTGA
- a CDS encoding 1-aminocyclopropane-1-carboxylate deaminase/D-cysteine desulfhydrase produces the protein MTTTTSSLALDVGGRTRPLLFDALPALARDIPWRPLAKLPTPVERIGGSAARWLGRDDLWIKRDDLASPLYGGNKVRRYELVLADAERRGAKRIVTAGGVASTQVMATALFGRALGFEVRVVLYDQPITRFAKHALLVDADSGAELIWGGNYLTTALRTIDALLRDRRENFLILPGASDPLANLGYVDAMLELAQQVERGECPRPDAIVLPTGSSGTLAALALGAAWLGWDTEIVGVRIAPLLTTNRVTIGGVIGATDRFLHAREPERWKKQRGRARFSLHHGAIGPGYGHPTPAAIDAIDHVRALIGAEGEVTYSGKALDGLRTIAAEPRWRGKNVMMWSTLSAARPTVSAQAREKLPPRLRALLDAPEVA, from the coding sequence GTGACCACCACGACCTCCTCTCTCGCGCTCGACGTCGGTGGGCGCACCCGTCCTCTCCTCTTCGACGCGCTGCCTGCGCTGGCGCGCGACATTCCGTGGCGTCCGCTCGCGAAGCTACCGACACCGGTCGAGCGCATCGGCGGGAGCGCGGCGCGCTGGCTCGGCCGCGACGACCTCTGGATCAAGCGCGACGATCTCGCGTCGCCGCTCTACGGCGGCAACAAGGTGCGCCGCTACGAGCTCGTGCTCGCCGACGCGGAGCGGCGCGGCGCGAAGCGCATCGTCACCGCGGGTGGCGTCGCGTCGACGCAGGTGATGGCGACCGCGCTCTTCGGTCGCGCGCTCGGCTTCGAGGTGCGCGTGGTGCTCTACGACCAGCCGATCACGCGCTTCGCGAAGCACGCGCTGCTGGTCGATGCGGACTCCGGCGCGGAGCTGATCTGGGGCGGCAACTACCTCACCACGGCGCTGCGCACGATCGACGCGCTGCTCCGGGATCGCCGCGAGAATTTCCTGATCCTCCCGGGCGCGTCGGACCCGCTCGCGAACCTCGGGTACGTCGACGCGATGCTCGAGCTCGCGCAGCAGGTGGAGCGCGGCGAGTGCCCGCGGCCCGACGCGATCGTGCTGCCGACCGGGAGCTCGGGGACGCTCGCCGCGCTCGCGCTCGGTGCGGCGTGGCTCGGCTGGGACACCGAGATCGTCGGCGTGCGCATCGCGCCGCTGCTCACGACGAATCGCGTGACGATCGGCGGGGTGATCGGGGCGACCGATCGATTCCTGCACGCGCGCGAGCCCGAGCGCTGGAAGAAGCAGCGCGGGCGCGCTCGGTTCTCGCTGCACCACGGCGCGATCGGACCGGGCTACGGCCACCCGACGCCCGCGGCGATCGACGCGATCGATCACGTGCGCGCGCTCATCGGCGCCGAGGGCGAGGTCACGTACAGCGGCAAGGCGCTCGACGGGCTGCGCACGATCGCGGCCGAGCCGCGCTGGCGCGGGAAGAACGTGATGATGTGGAGCACGCTCTCCGCCGCGCGCCCCACGGTGTCGGCGCAGGCGCGAGAGAAGCTGCCGCCGCGGCTGCGCGCGCTGCTCGACGCGCCCGAGGTCGCCTGA
- a CDS encoding LysR family transcriptional regulator: MSLESIDGLRALDAIDRAGSFTAAARELGRATSAVSYAIAALERDLALRLFDRTGHKAELTVEGRRVLEAGRRVLERTAEMETLARTLRDEWEPTLGIVVDGLLPLPPLLGALRRFSREGLPTHVQLRVEHLAGVRERFRTSLPGSVRADFMIVLDFVGDERLIARPLAPVVLRLCAHRDHPLVAGRKARARVDRAELAQHVELVVEDSRRDAPPGPGRLSLGSPHVVRLSDFHSKRLALLAGVGFGWMPLHLVQQDLARKRLVPLGFVEGDEHVFVPHLAWRRTVPLGRAAQRFLALLEDAMGAPR; this comes from the coding sequence GTGTCGCTGGAGTCGATCGACGGGCTTCGCGCGCTCGACGCGATCGATCGCGCGGGCAGCTTCACCGCCGCGGCACGCGAGCTCGGCCGCGCGACGTCGGCCGTGAGCTACGCGATCGCCGCGCTGGAGCGCGATCTCGCGCTGCGTCTCTTCGACCGCACCGGGCACAAGGCGGAGCTGACGGTCGAGGGCCGCCGCGTCCTCGAGGCAGGCCGTCGTGTGCTCGAGCGGACCGCCGAGATGGAGACGCTCGCGCGCACGCTGCGCGACGAGTGGGAGCCCACGCTCGGCATCGTCGTCGACGGACTGCTCCCGCTCCCTCCGCTGCTCGGCGCGCTGCGCCGCTTCTCGCGCGAAGGGCTGCCCACGCACGTGCAGCTCCGCGTCGAGCACCTCGCCGGCGTGCGCGAGCGGTTCCGCACGTCATTGCCTGGGAGTGTGCGCGCCGACTTCATGATCGTGCTCGACTTCGTGGGTGACGAGCGCCTGATCGCGCGCCCGCTCGCGCCGGTGGTGCTGCGGCTCTGCGCGCACCGCGATCACCCGCTGGTCGCGGGGCGGAAGGCGCGCGCGCGGGTCGATCGCGCCGAGCTCGCGCAGCACGTCGAGCTCGTCGTCGAGGACTCGCGCCGCGATGCGCCGCCGGGCCCGGGGCGGCTCTCGCTGGGCTCGCCGCACGTGGTGCGGCTCTCGGACTTCCACAGCAAGCGGCTCGCGCTGCTCGCGGGCGTCGGGTTCGGGTGGATGCCGCTCCACCTCGTGCAGCAGGACCTCGCGCGCAAGCGCCTGGTGCCGCTCGGGTTCGTCGAGGGCGACGAGCACGTGTTCGTCCCGCACCTCGCGTGGCGTCGCACCGTCCCGCTCGGGCGCGCCGCACAGCGCTTCCTCGCGCTGCTCGAGGACGCGATGGGCGCACCGCGCTGA
- a CDS encoding Rieske 2Fe-2S domain-containing protein, producing the protein MTERVDETHDVSTKERDAFAFLRTKGRASVVRLADQWFIACASSELKEAPRAETIQDVPLVLFRDERGRASALLDRCPHRNVPLSGGKVVASDGTIECPYHGWRFDREGTCRAIPSFCGEPGAKARAAPAFPVIEQDGWIWVYSTPFAHPGAPMPTKQPHRFALASEPGYTTVHQTVEAEGTMYSAIENALDVPHTAFLHRGLFRSESRGVTLTVKVRRSKDRVEAEYVGEPRPPGLVARILSPSGGIVTHFDRFILPSIAQVEYRIGTENHFLADTVCTPVSDFRTKLHAVVSFRSRVPGHVIAPFVKPLALRVFQQDAVVLKQQTETIKRFGGEQFASTEIDVLGKHIWRLLRAAERGDASPPEEEAELQLVV; encoded by the coding sequence ATGACCGAGCGCGTGGACGAGACACACGACGTGAGCACCAAGGAGCGCGACGCGTTCGCGTTCCTGCGCACGAAGGGGCGCGCGTCGGTCGTGCGGCTCGCCGATCAGTGGTTCATCGCGTGCGCATCGAGCGAGCTGAAGGAAGCGCCGCGCGCCGAGACGATCCAGGACGTGCCCCTCGTGCTCTTCCGCGACGAGCGCGGGCGCGCGTCGGCGCTGCTCGATCGCTGTCCTCATCGCAACGTCCCGCTCTCGGGCGGCAAGGTCGTCGCGTCGGACGGGACGATCGAGTGCCCGTACCACGGCTGGCGCTTCGATCGCGAGGGCACCTGCCGCGCGATCCCCTCGTTCTGCGGCGAGCCGGGCGCGAAGGCGCGCGCCGCGCCCGCGTTCCCGGTGATCGAGCAGGACGGCTGGATCTGGGTCTACAGCACGCCGTTCGCGCATCCCGGCGCGCCGATGCCGACCAAGCAGCCGCACCGCTTCGCGCTCGCGAGCGAGCCCGGCTACACGACGGTGCACCAGACCGTCGAGGCCGAGGGCACGATGTACTCGGCGATCGAGAACGCGCTCGACGTGCCGCACACCGCGTTCCTGCATCGCGGCTTGTTCCGCTCGGAGAGCCGCGGCGTGACGCTCACCGTGAAGGTGCGGCGCAGCAAGGATCGTGTGGAGGCCGAGTACGTCGGTGAGCCGCGACCGCCGGGCCTCGTCGCGCGGATCCTCTCGCCCTCGGGCGGGATCGTCACCCACTTCGATCGCTTCATCCTGCCCTCGATCGCACAGGTCGAGTACCGCATCGGCACCGAGAACCACTTCCTCGCCGACACGGTGTGCACGCCGGTCTCGGACTTCCGCACCAAGCTCCACGCGGTCGTCAGCTTCCGCTCGCGCGTGCCCGGCCACGTGATCGCGCCCTTCGTGAAGCCGCTCGCGCTGCGGGTGTTCCAGCAGGACGCGGTGGTGCTCAAGCAGCAGACCGAGACGATCAAGCGCTTCGGCGGCGAGCAGTTCGCGTCGACCGAGATCGACGTGCTCGGAAAGCACATCTGGCGCTTGCTGCGCGCGGCCGAGCGCGGCGACGCATCGCCTCCGGAAGAAGAAGCGGAGCTCCAGCTCGTCGTGTGA
- the hppD gene encoding 4-hydroxyphenylpyruvate dioxygenase produces the protein MSANDRNPLGLEGIACLEYGAPTEAQLDALGDVFRALGCSRTRRHATRDVELWSQHGVRFVVTRDPRSFAASFAREHGPSIASMAWYVADAEHALREAVRRGAVEVAGDSVFGGAPALEGIGGSRIYLVDRRRGWEERHYVALERPEVVRDRGFLAIDHLTNNVPRGTLAAHRAFYREVFGFEDVRSFEIRGNATGLTSYALRSPCGTFCIPINEGSEDRSQIEEYLREYRGAGIQHVALLTRDLLSSLEGMRDSGVATLDIDPSYYDSAFARVPGVREDHEAIRGRGVLVDGDEEGYLLQIFTENVIGPIFFELIQRENHRSFGEGNFGALFRSIERDQERRGVV, from the coding sequence ATGAGCGCGAACGATCGCAACCCGCTGGGCCTCGAGGGCATCGCGTGCCTGGAGTACGGCGCGCCCACCGAGGCGCAGCTCGACGCGCTCGGCGACGTCTTCCGCGCGCTCGGCTGCTCGCGGACACGGCGTCACGCGACGCGCGACGTCGAGCTCTGGTCGCAGCACGGGGTGCGCTTCGTCGTGACCCGCGATCCGCGCTCGTTCGCGGCGTCGTTCGCGCGCGAGCACGGGCCCTCGATCGCGTCGATGGCGTGGTACGTCGCGGACGCGGAGCACGCGCTGCGCGAGGCGGTGCGGCGCGGCGCGGTGGAGGTCGCGGGCGACTCGGTGTTCGGTGGCGCGCCTGCGCTCGAGGGGATCGGCGGCTCGCGCATCTACCTCGTCGATCGCCGGCGCGGGTGGGAGGAGCGCCACTACGTCGCGCTCGAGCGGCCCGAGGTGGTGCGCGATCGCGGGTTCCTCGCGATCGACCACCTGACGAACAACGTGCCGCGCGGGACGCTCGCCGCGCATCGTGCGTTCTATCGCGAGGTCTTCGGCTTCGAGGACGTGCGCTCGTTCGAGATCCGCGGGAACGCGACGGGACTGACGTCGTACGCGCTGCGTTCGCCGTGCGGGACGTTCTGCATCCCGATCAACGAGGGCAGTGAGGATCGGAGTCAGATCGAAGAATATCTGCGCGAGTATCGCGGCGCGGGGATCCAGCACGTCGCACTGCTGACGCGTGATCTGCTGAGCAGTCTCGAGGGCATGCGCGATTCGGGCGTCGCGACGCTCGACATCGATCCTTCGTATTACGACTCCGCGTTCGCGCGGGTGCCGGGCGTGCGCGAGGACCACGAGGCGATCCGGGGACGCGGCGTGCTCGTGGACGGCGACGAGGAGGGATATCTCCTCCAGATCTTCACCGAGAACGTGATCGGTCCGATCTTCTTCGAGCTCATCCAGCGCGAGAATCACCGCAGCTTCGGAGAGGGCAATTTCGGCGCGCTGTTCCGGTCGATCGAGCGCGATCAGGAGCGCCGCGGCGTGGTCTGA